A genomic window from Luteolibacter sp. LG18 includes:
- a CDS encoding transcriptional repressor, whose amino-acid sequence MVHDLSDSNAETPIPEEIEGLRMTRQRREVYRVLMGTRDHPTANDVFLRVKDTLPNISLATVYNCLEALVQHGIVRQVNFDRNPSRFCPNLEEHGHFHDKATGAIHDVTFKPGVNLADLLDLPPGAVISDVEITLRGELPSPSSH is encoded by the coding sequence ATGGTCCACGATCTGTCAGACAGCAACGCCGAAACGCCGATCCCCGAGGAAATCGAGGGCCTGCGCATGACCCGCCAGCGGCGGGAGGTGTATCGCGTGCTGATGGGAACCCGCGACCACCCGACCGCGAACGACGTCTTCCTGCGGGTCAAGGACACCCTGCCAAACATCTCATTGGCAACGGTTTACAACTGCCTGGAAGCCCTCGTGCAGCACGGGATCGTGCGCCAGGTGAACTTCGACCGCAATCCGTCCCGGTTCTGTCCGAACCTGGAGGAGCACGGCCATTTCCACGACAAGGCCACCGGCGCGATCCACGACGTGACTTTCAAACCCGGCGTCAATCTCGCCGACCTCCTCGACCTGCCGCCCGGCGCCGTGATCAGCGACGTCGAGATCACGCTCCGCGGCGAGCTCCCCTCCCCCTCTTCCCACTGA